A region of Helicoverpa zea isolate HzStark_Cry1AcR chromosome 16, ilHelZeax1.1, whole genome shotgun sequence DNA encodes the following proteins:
- the LOC124637273 gene encoding uncharacterized protein LOC124637273, whose translation MMPTDDVSDLKDVFDAINRLCETMRTSTYDEVADDSPGDDNVDEFVETINSNVSISSVAESVSVVESEAPVAQVIECDAELISPTEVSIRTIEAYRAERWSDALVSPPTDETDTFPSDTEPANPTCEPVSEMYYTASSEVSLLSDLELPERPPVDEEATEVKDKEERKECVIAGHVAAMRERFESMTRTNTPCPDLARSTSPSLDVFRNITPSPDLLG comes from the coding sequence ATGATGCCCACCGATGACGTCAGCGACCTCAAGGACGTGTTCGACGCCATCAACAGACTGTGCGAGACCATGAGGACTTCTACCTACGACGAAGTAGCGGACGATTCGCCGGGAGACGATAATGTCGACGAATTCGTTGAAACTATAAACAGTAACGTAAGTATAAGTAGTGTAGCTGAATCTGTAAGCGTAGTTGAGTCTGAGGCGCCCGTCGCACAAGTTATAGAGTGCGATGCAGAGCTGATAAGCCCCACAGAAGTATCCATAAGGACCATAGAAGCGTATAGAGCGGAACGTTGGAGCGACGCGCTTGTGTCGCCCCCTACTGATGAAACTGATACGTTCCCGTCAGACACGGAACCGGCTAACCCGACCTGCGAGCCGGTTAGTGAAATGTATTATACGGCGTCTTCCGAAGTCTCGCTACTGTCTGATCTAGAACTGCCAGAAAGACCGCCAGTAGACGAGGAAGCGACTGAAGTTAAAGATAAAGAGGAAAGAAAGGAATGCGTTATAGCCGGGCATGTGGCCGCGATGCGAGAGAGATTCGAGTCTATGACGCGAACTAACACGCCGTGCCCCGACCTCGCTCGCTCTACGTCGCCGTCACTTGACGTGTTTCGGAACATTACGCCTTCTCCTGACTTGTTAGGGTAG